The following proteins come from a genomic window of Lycium ferocissimum isolate CSIRO_LF1 chromosome 4, AGI_CSIRO_Lferr_CH_V1, whole genome shotgun sequence:
- the LOC132051742 gene encoding endochitinase PR4-like, which translates to MKKFYSSRKHLILLFICICTIAIVVIPRLVLAQKCGCPEGLCCSRWGYCGSGNAYCGQGCQGGPCYTSTSTNNNNSNKGISEIVTESFFNGIANQAASYCEGKGFYTRAVFLEAIKSYPKFGTAGSSDDNKREIAAFFAHVAHETGQMCYINEINGASRDYCDQTNSKYPCVSGKQYYGRGPIQISWNFNYGPAGKDIGFDGLNDPDIVARDSLIAFKTALWYWMNICHPLFTSGQGFGATIRAINGPLECDGGNPEPVARRIQHYVEYCQQLGVDTGNNLTC; encoded by the exons atgaaaaaattttattcttcaagaaaacacttgatcttgttatttatttgtatttgtaCTATAGCTATAGTTGTAATTCCAAGATTGGTGTTGGCTCAGAAATGTGGGTGTCCAGAAGGATTATGCTGCAGTAGATGGGGTTATTGTGGCTCTGGGAATGCTTATTGTGGGCAAGGCTGTCAAGGAGGGCCTTGTTATACTAGTacttcaacaaacaacaataatagtaataaggGAATTTCTGAAATTGTTACTGAATCATTCTTCAATGGAATTGCTAATCAGGCAGCTTCATACTGTGAAGGCAAAGGGTTTTACACAAGAGCTGTGTTTCTTGAAGCTATAAAGTCTTATCCTAAATTTGGAACTGCTGGTTCTTCTGATGATAATAAGCGTGAAATTGCTGCTTTCTTTGCTCACGTCGCTCATGAGACTGGAC AAATGTGCTACATAAACGAGATAAATGGTGCATCTCGGGACTATTGTGATCAGACAAACTCAAAGTACCCTTGTGTCTCCGGCAAGCAATACTACGGTCGAGGGCCAATCCAAATATCATGGAACTTCAACTATGGACCAGCTGGAAAAGACATTGGATTCGATGGCCTAAACGACCCCGATATCGTGGCTAGAGATAGTCTTATAGCATTCAAAACTGCCTTGTGGTACTGGATGAACATTTGCCATCCTCTTTTTACTTCTGGCCAAGGTTTTGGGGCGACGATTCGAGCCATTAATGGTCCACTTGAGTGTGATGGTGGCAATCCCGAGCCGGTTGCTAGAAGGATTCAACATTACGTTGAGTATTGCCAGCAACTTGGTGTAGATACTGGGAATAATCTCACTTGTTAG
- the LOC132054437 gene encoding endochitinase PR4-like, translated as MITIFSSRKNIIFIYTIAIVLIPRWIMAQKCGCAEGLCCSKWGYCGTGSDYCGKGCQEGSCYTTTSTNNNNNNTNNNNNEISDIVTESFFNGIANQAASSCDGKGFYTRSAFLEALKSYPRFATIGSSNDTKREIAAFFAHVTHETGHMCYISEINGPSRNYCDEQNIEYPCISGKKYYGRGPIQLSWNFNYGPAGKDIGFDGLNDPDIVARDNIISFKTALLYWMNTCHSLINSGLGFGATIRAIYGPFECDGGNPPAVARRIDYYTEYCHQLGVETGNSTSC; from the exons ATGATTACtattttttcttcaagaaagaacataatttttatttatactATAGCTATAGTTCTAATTCCAAGATGGATAATGGCTCAGAAATGTGGGTGTGCAGAAGGTTTATGCTGCAGCAAATGGGGTTATTGTGGCACTGGAAGTGATTATTGTGGGAAAGGCTGCCAAGAAGGGTCTTGTTATACTACTacttcaacaaacaacaataataataatactaataataataataatgaaatttCTGATATTGTTACTGAATCATTCTTTAATGGAATTGCTAATCAAGCTGCTTCAAGCTGTGATGGCAAAGGGTTTTACACAAGATCTGCATTTCTTGAAGCTCTGAAATCTTATCCTCGCTTTGCAACTATTGGTTCCTCTAATGATACCAAGCGTGAGATTGCCGCTTTCTTTGCTCATGTCACCCATGAGACTGGAC acATGTGCTACATAAGTGAGATAAATGGTCCATCTAGGAACTACTGCGACGAGCAAAACATAGAGTACCCTTGTATCTCCGGCAAGAAATATTACGGTCGAGGACCTATCCAACTGTCATGGAACTTCAACTACGGGCCAGCGGGAAAAGACATCGGATTCGATGGCTTAAACGACCCCGATATCGTGGCTAGAGATAACATTATATCATTCAAGACAGCCTTGTTGTACTGGATGAACACTTGCCACTCTCTCATTAATTCTGGCCTAGGTTTCGGGGCGACGATTCGAGCTATTTATGGCCCGTTTGAGTGTGATGGTGGTAATCCTCCGGCTGTTGCAAGAAGGATTGACTATTACACTGAATATTGTCACCAACTTGGTGTAGAGACTGGGAATAGTACCTCTTGTTAG